A single genomic interval of Armigeres subalbatus isolate Guangzhou_Male chromosome 1, GZ_Asu_2, whole genome shotgun sequence harbors:
- the LOC134211867 gene encoding uncharacterized protein LOC134211867, with protein sequence MKLLLELCLFLAGTYGSSIAYPQEIEPQFGCSETDIDGACHIKELTIDSTDSHDGSSFPEVSVLYLDKCKFDIFSPQIADKVHNTTESLFILDGHVPKVYLKPTLKFFTDLRAETVEILIDPFDNIQLELFDVEGLLRAIPKNVRHLKSLVTLDLCENEIEQCDLNQLKGLERLRKVNLGHNRIGSVTTTGKVNLPNLEELFLHDNQMEALDLTDLKADRLKRLYLSQNHLVRIDGFPERYKQLQRVDLYQNKWDCEWLEGTLDALRDAEVEILSFLPGKVCDERGSVKVTVIECQRITS encoded by the exons ATGAAGCTACTTCTAGAATTATG TTTATTTTTAGCGGGGACGTATGGATCATCCATTGCATATCCACAAGAAATCGAACCACAGTTCGGCTGTTCAGAGACGGACATCGATGGAGCATGTCACATCAAAGAGCTCACGATAGATTCCACCGATTCCCATGATGGATCATCCTTTCCGGAAGTATCTGTGCTTTACCTGGATAAATGCAAATTCGATATCTTCTCTCCACAAATAGCCGACAAAGTCCATAACACCACCGAGAGTCTGTTCATCTTGGATGGACACGTCCCGAAAGTGTACCTCAAGCCAACGCTCAAATTCTTCACCGATCTACGCGCCGAAACAGTTGAAATTCTAATCGACCCGTTCGACAATATCCAGTTGGAACTTTTCGACGTCGAAGGACTACTTCGTGCTATTCCGAAGAACGTTCGACACTTGAAAAGTCTCGTCACCTTGGATCTGTGCGAAAATGAAATCGAACAGTGCGATCTAAACCAGCTGAAAGGGCTAGAACGACTGAGAAAGGTGAATTTGGGTCACAATCGGATCGGCTCGGTTACCACCACGGGTAAAGTGAATCTCCCCAATCTGGAAGAGTTGTTTCTTCACGATAACCAGATGGAAGCGCTGGATCTAACTGATCTGAAAGCAGATCGTTTGAAGCGATTGTATTTATCACAAAATCATTTGGTTAGAATCGATGGATTTCCAGAGAGATATAAGCAGCTACAACGGGTGGATTTGTATCAGAACAAATGGGACTGTGAGTGGTTGGAAGGGACGTTGGATGCTTTGAGAGATGCTGAGGtggaaattttaagttttttgccGGGGAAGGTATGCGACGAGAGAGGAAGCGTCAAAGTCACCGTCATCGAATGTCAACGGATCACATCCTAG